tctctctgtctctgtctgtagaGGAAGTGAAAGGGTGATTTAAAGAGTCATGTGTGGGTACCTCCAAGctgatttaattgttttcctttACAGAAAATATAAACTTAACTGTTAAAACAAGTGTGCAAAGTAATTCTATGTCTGTGTATCTGTGGGGGTGTTTAACTTGTTGTATTTCCtgaattaattaaatgttgATGTTTCAACATTTAATTAGTatataaaacacttttaaataatattatttgtGTCCTGCATAGTGCGAGTACAACATCTGATCAGTTAATTCAGAAAAAACATATTCTAAATAGGTTTACTAAATTCATGGAAACCAGTGAATGGGCCACATTCTCCTGCAAAtatacaacattttaaaaaaagatttaagacCGCAAATtaattcacattgaaaatattcCACAGATTGCACTAATGACATAACAAAAGTGACAGCAAGCCTCTGTTAATGTGTATTAACCATTCATGGATAATTAAATATaatcagaaaaaatatttttagggAACAATAAAACCATCAGGATAATGGAGGTAATGTGCCTGATAATATGGAAATGAGCAGGTGTTTGAAAGGCATGTTTCAGTTTCTGCTGTTGCATCCCAGACTAAGGGGGAGACAAACTGATAAACATGAACATTGTATATACGAATGTGTTGCTGTGTGCACGGCTGATtgcttttgcatgtgtgtgcaaaGGAAACATGGTGAGGTTTGACAGGCTGCTGAGCGCCGCAGCAAGCAGACAGCCTGCGGCCCGCTGCCACCAGACGCTGCTTTCATTAATTACTAAATAAAAACTAATTGTGAAACTAATTGAAAAGAAGGATAATTCATTTCCACCTACCAGAGGCATTATTCAATTacctctgtgccccccccccttcttgctCTCTCTTGTCTCATTCAGCCATGCTTAACAGCCAGCAAATGTTATAAATCAAAAACTGTGCAAGGAAATGACTCCACACACTGACTGGGAGTTTGCTGTTATTTGCATGATGTAGTGTACCACAACCACGTGTAGCAGAGGTTTGGTCTATCGTCTATGACACGGGGATGATTCaaataaagatataaaaaaCGGCATGactaaaaaacatttcctgATTATGTTTAACTGAGTGGATGCACGTGTGCGGTGAATTGGATGTCAGACCGTGATATGAAGAAAGTTATAGATTTACTTAATTTGATAGACCGCATCTCAAACTGACTCATATCGTCCTCAGAAGATGTCAGTGAAATGTGGTCAACTTTGTGGCTACTGATTCACTACAAACACCCAAGAAGGAAACTTAGATTTTAAAGAGGGTTCCTTTCCCACTTGACTCATAGCACGAgtgacagtgtttgtgtttttcatcatCCCGTGTTCTCACCCAACACGAGCAAGCAAGTAAACACAGACAGACCTTGCAAAAAGACACAAGTTGGTTCACTGGGTTGCTGGGACAGACAACCCCTGTGGGAGTGTTGCGCTTTCATGATGACTCTAAAGACGATTTGAGAGGGCGCGGAGACGAGTGCAGACGGGAGGTGAGGCGGCCGCAAGAAACTTGCCTCAAATCAAACATGTCAGTCAGTTTAAAGCTTCTTGCAGCTACGGGGTGATATATTAAGGTggcgtgtgtatgtgtttgttggaAAGAAGCCACAGAGGCACGAGAGGAGtactttaaaatacttttagGAGTACATAGAATAACAGTAGTTATTTCTTAAATTGACAAAGGTTTTAAGCTTTGATGAGGCCTTCTTTGTTGGAGCAACAACCCTCAATGTCATATTTGTTCGAAGAAGTTTTtaccttgaagaagcccttgcAGCCCTCACAAGTGCGCACGCCGTAGTGCTGGCAGGCTGCATTGTCCCCACACACCGCACAGGTGCCCTCCCCTTGGGGTCCCCGTGGCGGAGGCGATGGCAGGCTGTCTCCTAGTAGGGGGCCACAGGGCCCAAGAGCCAGGGAGCGGAAGGCGAGGCTGCCTCCCCCGGCCCCGCGGTGCAGCTGGTACATGGGCTGCTCCAGGGGCGGACAGTGAGGatgggagacagaggaggacgaggacgaggacgaggacgaggtgcGAACCAGTCCTCCAGCCAGGCTGTCGTAACCGCCGACGCTGCCCCCGCTGTGGGGAGGCGAGTGCTGGTAGAAGTGCTGAAAGCGGGGCGACTTGAGGGGGCCCGTCTCCAGGCCGGAACCCAGAGAGTGCGGGTGCGAAGGAGGGGCCAGGTGGTGCTCCTCCCACAGGAATGACGTGCCGGGCTGGGGGGGCATGGACGGGGTGGTGGGTGTGGATGGGGGAGACTGTTTAAAGTACATAGTGGAGGACGACATGGCCTCCAGTGGCGGAGCAGTCGGatagctctcctcctcctttttgatGGGCCTGTGTGTGGGCATCTGGTAAAGGCAGGAGGACTTGGGCTCATAGCTCCCCTCCACAAAGACATTAAAGCTGGGTAGggaggtggtggcggcggcagAGATCTCACCGCCACCCAGGTCCAGCTTGGTGTAGTCAGGGGTCATGAGGTCAGAGCTATAGCTGTCTCCCTGGTAACTGAAGGACTGGCCAGAGTAGGCGGAGCCTGGAGGGGCGGGCCCGTATTGAGCCTGCACACAGGGCATCTCTGGcagggagacagaggacacgCAGAGGACAGGTTAGAGCCGCGTGGCATATCAGACCACGTGTATTCCAAAAGTTTTCAGTCAAATGCATTGTATTGGTGTTAGTAATGCACAGCTGTATGGCAATGAATAGTCAGTGAGGAAATTACAGGTAACCACTGATTTAAATATAAGAGCAGGACATCAGGAGGGAAACTACCCACAGAACAGAAAACAGGAAGGGCACTTCTGTAACTACATGCAGGGTAGTGCCAAACAGGGTCAACAATTAAACAGTGCATGACTAAAAGTTTCTGCACAGCTTTATTGGAACAGGCAGTTTTTCAGCTCTTGAGGTGTCAGAAATTTTGCAGAAAGTTTTCTGAATGCACCATTTAAGGAATATGAAAATCTTTCCATTTACCACCATTTACTCAATTTCCTGCTTGAGCCCTTTATGCACCTCGCTGCATAAGTAGAAACAGTTGGAGCAGGCACACACCACCGCAGACACTGTCGACTCTCCCACCATTAGTTGTTTagcaagagaagctgcacattATCAGCACGCAACCTCTGAGAAAAAGCTGTCAAAGCAAAGATCCGAACCCACTCAATTGACCGAAATGCTTAAGTATATGCAACCAGGctgtgtggtgtgtttgtgttgcacgtgtgtgtgggtgggttatGGTGGTTAATCAGATGGGAAAGCAGATGAGATAACAATAAAGAATAATGAAATCCCAATGGTGGCTGTGGATGCTCTCAGCCCCCCttccccgccacacacacacacacgcacgcacacacatacactcacacacacacacacacacacacacacatgcacacgcacatgcacacgcacatgcagaCTCAGATATTTCCTTTAACTGTAACAGACGCCATGTCTTGAGCTTTTCCGCTTGGTTTGATTGCGTCACAGCAGCTATAGGCCACCTCCTCATCATCTGCGTGTTTGTGAACTCCGGCCCTGTCTTATCAAACCCCTGACGTAATACTCcacacctgtgtgcgtgtgtgcgtgtgtgtgtgtgtgcgtgtgtgtgtgtgagagagtgcgGGCGGGCTAATCGGTCATGAGTGTCAGCGCAGGCGACGTTTTGTGGTGTTTGCTCGTCGCTCCTGAGAAGGGAACTGTCAACACAGCGCAGCTCCCATTGACGCCCAGCATGCGCGCTGCCGTAATCGGCCTCGTCCAACGCGCGTCATGTTTGTCTACAGTCAAATATGCGAAACACCGGCTCCTGCTGTTGTTACAGCGCTCACAAATACCTCGATCCAAAGCGACGCGCTCAGGCTCGGTCAGGTAattaaagccccccccaccccccctttaaaaaaaaaagagaatcctCCACTAACGCCTGTAGGctgataataatacaaaatactttCCATCTTTTAGTTAGCGACCGTGTGTGCCTGCGGGGCACGGATGTCAGTCATGGCAAAAGCAGACTGAGTGACACATTCATTTGAGCCGCTCTAACACAATTAAATGATTCCTTGAGGGGCAGCGTGCGTTTTGGCTGTGGGGTTTCGAGGAACAAAAGGATGACTCAAAGCGTTAATTAACGCAAAAGGGACACTCATCGATTTATTAACTTatccatttatttcatttatttatttcggtGGTTCTTATGACAAGATGAaaaaagggtttaaaaaaaaaaagagagttgaCCTCTTACACTTGACCTATTGGGAAAAGTTAAAATAACCTTGCAATTGGTTTGCAAAGAATGGCGGTTTCTTTGGTAATTtcaaactttaactttaaatccATTATTGGGGGGAAGCGTTTGGAAATAAACCTACACTTGTTTAAATGAGGATATGAGTCAAGCTGTCAACCTACGGGTGCTTGACATAGttacgttgtttttcttcttctactgacCAGCTCTTTAACCCActtggaaaaacacacatgtggGCGTCATGGGGCCTTTCTATACCTCAAGTACTTTTGCAACTGATTAGAGGCatcagaggaaggaaggaatttATCTGTGAGCGGAGGAGAGTAACTTCTGGCTGTGGCTATTTGTTGTGTCAATAGGTCAAGCCCCAGATCACTGTTGGGTCTTtatttgtgtgcgtgcttgtgtctttgtgtgtgtgtgtgtgtgtgtgtgtgtgtgtgtgtgcgttggatGTGTTCAAACCAATACAGTATTTTATCAACAGCTATGTATATGCAGACAGAAAATGAAGTGAGAATTCATACTCCCGAGAAGAGGAGAAtgacaaaaaagagagaggccGATCAATTTCGCAAAACAAATAATATACAGACCATTTAATTAAGATCTACTGCCAACTGTACAGTGATGTTTGTTTAACGTGCTCGTCAAGTGACGAAGGATGCTTTTGACAACTTGtttactcaaacacacacaaacttccaCGCACACTTACAAATGTTTTAACCAGTAAACGTGTCCAAGGTGTCAACATGAACCTGCATGTGCTCATTCTTCCAATAACACGAGCCCTTATGCTGAGAGAAACCTGTAAAACCTCTAGTGTCGGCACACAGCACATTCTTTTTTGTGCTTTACCTCTGGTGGTGTTTCTATAGCTTTCTCTCAgtaacacagacagacacacacacacacacacacacgcacacacacacacacacacacacacacgcgcgcacacacacatgctccctAGTGCACCTTCTCACTCAtaataaacaatacaaatagaACTGTATCTGTGGAGCATCTTTATTTTCATGCTGCTGCAGCTAACGAGGAAACCTTTATCCAACACCACCCTTAGATTGTCTTTTttagcaggtgtgtgtgtgtgtgtgtgtgtgtgtgtgtgtgtgtgtgtgtgtgtgtgtgtgtgcgcacgcacaAGCAGAGGACAGATAACCCAAGCAGAGTCAGACACAGGTGGTGCAGCGTTGAGGCGAAGGGAAACAGTCTCTAACCTCGAGGTGTGCATTTCAACTGGACAAACTGCAGCTGTTCCAATAACTGAGCGCGCTTGTTCATTGTCAGAATGCCATAGAtctaacaaataaaaacatgaagttgcagatataaatacaaagacacattttttatGGGGTCAGTGAATTATGACATAAACTCAGTGGCCTCACAGAATAAGTATAGGGATTTATATGCACACAGGCCCACACGAAATAACACTTACGCCATTGATAGTATGTGAAAtatcaggatttttttttatcatggtTTCAATTTATCCAGGGCAAGAAATTATATTATGTGGAGATTGAATATTCACTTGTCCAGGATACAAATAAAAGGCCTAAACAAAAATTGCTGTAAATGAAACAGTACAAAAAGGTTGTATTAAGAAGATTAAGAAGCTGTCTTTGATCAATGTGATTCACCCCTGATTTACTTTGCCTGGTCTCAGAAATATTTTAATCTAAATATTGAAAAGTCAGTTCAGTCTGTATTTGCCAGCTGACACACACGATCCCCCATAAAGGGCACACGAGCTGACACTCGCACACAATAAAAAGATCATTTTAAGatcaaaagaacattttaaagaattgtcttggATTTGCCATGCAATCTTAAACGCAGTTAAAAACAACCAATTCTACACGTAACCTCGGATTTCACCATTAAGCGGCCAATTTACTTCTCGGGGACTGCATTTATTACAAACAACAATACACTTAACGCAACCAGACACCCATTACACTAATAGATGCACAAAAACAGTCACAACATAAACCACAACAGTCGCATTCACGAGAGCAGATGcgaagaaagaaagacacagagaaagaaagaacaaaagaaaggaaaacatttgATGGAATTGAAAAGAAAGGGCTGTGCTGTTCACCTGGTGAAGGAGCCTCGCGCTGAATGGTGCTGAGTGTCCGGAGGTGAGGGCGCGCGTGGCCGCGGCCGTGACAGGGCTCCTGCAGCGGGGAGGAATCGGCGGGCGTCGCGAAGGAAACGTCCGATCGCCGGTGCTGAAAGCTCGGCCGGACTCGCTCTTCCGAACCTGGTTCCGTGGGACAGATGTCTGGGTTACTGGCGGTGATGTGGCGGCCCGCTGAATCAAAAGTGCGCGGTTCCTGCACTCGGTGATCACCGTAAGGCAGCGATGTGATCACTCGACTAATcgatgtttccttttttttttttgttgcccaaACTTCCTTTGGCCAATTTCCTCACGCTCTTTGCACatcaaaatgtttaaaaccCAGATAGATAATGCCACActatttagggggaaaaagccGAACTTAATTTTGCACTTAAtagataaaaaatatttgtggaAAATATAATCTAACAAATAAAGTAAAGATGTTGGATGAAAATGAGCAGAACGAGGAAAGGATATTTAAAACTGCGCGCACATCGTTGCAGATGCAATTCGCCTAAATACGGCAAAACAGCAATTCTCCCCGTAAAGCCCATTGCGAGGCAAAGCAGAAGTAACATGTGCATGTTAAAATGAAACTAGACCAACATTAAACAGTGCCCAGGATCTGTGCTACAAAGAGAATAATATGAACCACAACTGAGGAACTTTAGCTCATTTCAAAAGTTGCACTTACGTGGGCGAAAGGTTTCATTCAACACTGAGCTGTCCTCTCTCGGGATAATAAGAGTCTAATGTTCTGCAGCTAAAGACCAGTTCAACCGGGCTGCAACTGTACACAGGTTCTACAAATACAGACCTACAAAAGTGGACACTTTTATGAAAGCCGTCTTTGACAGTCCCTTCAGGCCATCGGTTTTCTTGTCTGCGATCGCCACCGCCGACTCAGGGTTCATCCAGAGAGGAATTTTAAAATGCGAGAGTCGGACCTGAAACAGAAGCGGTAAGGCTTCTGTGCGCCGTGCGCCTCCGACTCCCTCACTGCAGAGGGGCGCACCATGGCCGCTGGATTCCAAGGCGCACAGCGCCCCCTTTCTGTCACAGCTGCACTCTCCAATAAACAaacgcgcgctctctctctctctctctgttagaCACAGCATCGCGGCCATACGGCCGGATACAGAGACCAGATCTCCGAGTCTGCATCTGGACCGACCCTGAGCTGCACGGAACTGCAGTCCGCTGTCATTTATTTGCTTTGTGCCAACAAGTACAAGTCCTCCACTTTGTGTTGGATAGCAGACACTTTTCTCCACAACCGGACCAAGTCTGAGAGGAAACGTGTGACTATCCTTCACGAGTCGTGAAATATGcttgaagagagaaagaaagaagacaaactAGAGTCAACAAACCATTCCGCCTGTATAACACTTACTTGAGCAGGATTGATTTTTTAACACACTCAATTCTGTGTGGGACCATTtgagtggagaaaataaatttACACGCCAATAAAGGTTTTTTGGTTATGGAAGTTTTAGAAATAGAACGCAAAATAGCCCCCGTTCTTTACTCAGCTTATGAAGTGCACAACTGTGCGTAAACGTACTGTTGTGAAATGTTAGGAGAGTGAAGATAACGCTGAGACAATATTCactcaaaaaaaaggaaaaagataaaacaaacactGAAAAAGTGAGACATTCggtcgttttttttctcactaaatgagcaaacgcccccccccccccccctccccacacttGCTGTCTTCTCAGGCCGAACCGGTCGGAGGGGCTCTGGCCCTGCGCGCACCGGTAACCAAGAGAACGGCACAAGAGCCGCAAAGCACGCGCCCCGGAGCGCCGGTAGCCCCCCGGTAGCCCCCCGCACCAATAACCCGGGACAGCGCGGGGCTTCCAGcaaacagagacagagaaaagagaGCACATTAAAGTAGAGAGCAGAGAAATATGCGAGTACTGTAAATCAGtcctgagagggggggggggggggggctgtcagaAGTCCCCTCGTGCGCGGTTGCGTGCGTGCCTAAACCTGAGTGCgtgaaaagggaggaggaggaggaaaaaaagctgAATAAAACTAGAAAATAACCTCGTTAGTTTCTTATCACACGTCATCGGATTAGCACCAAGGCGTACTTTTGCCATAGAATATATCGTCCGTGATGCCGTCAGACGCTTTAAGGAAACACAGATGCTATTCGGCTTCATGGTGAAGAGGGTGTTTTCCTGCGATCAGTGGTGTGAGAGGCTTCACAGAGACATTAGACAGTGAGACGGTTGATATTTGCGATTGGCCCCCAGGCAGGTGGACAGCTCACGCTGACTGATTGTGGCGCATTAATCGTAAAGGTGGACCAAAGCTGAGAGGCTTTACGTTTAGGTTTCATTTGTGAAACAACAATCTAAATTCACGGCCCATGTGGGCCAGATTGTGTATAAACACAAAACCTCACCCCCACTACACATTGCGTTTACTCATAAACAACACAACCCTTCGGACAATCCAAAATGAGGGGGTgaaagcacacacgcacatatggaGAATGACAGCAAACAGCTTTAACTCTGCTCTCCCTCAGCTTCTGAATGCAGGTTACACTATTGTCCACTCAGACCATTAGTGCGCCTGACTCCACTATTCAATGTCTCAGTGAGAGGCATCTCATTTCCATGACAACGAGAAAGGACATAATACCTTTTTTTCCCAGCGTAAATTGAAATGTAATTCAGCTTCATTTTGCTATTTGGAGACGCCACACGATGTGAGCAGCGTGTTGGAGTCTGACATATCAACAGGTTAGACGCACCGTGTTGGACGGGGCAGACACGGATGATCATAACAGAGTATCGATTTTAAGAATTAAGGTCGCTTTATATCAATATGAGGAAACGCACAGTGGAGAGATAAGTTCTCTATGAGTCCGGCAGTCCAACAAGTGGTACGCGCTGTACCGGAGAGTTTTACACAGTCATTCATTCACAGATTACTCACTGGTTTGCTGTAAAGGTTCCGTCTTTACATGTGGTAACAACCTCGCATCAAGTATCCCATTTTCATCCAGAATAATCACCAAGAGTCGgaataataaagacaaatatgTAGAAAAAAAGTACAGCTAATATTGCGGAGGATCAGGATGCATCGGCGGCAAAAAGTTTCTTCTTCTAACTTAAAGTAGAAAACATGTGAAACGGaatttagaaaaagaaagaaagaaaaactccCGGATATAAGGAGTGTGTCTTCGTCCGTTCCCGTGAGCGTGTCAGTGCTGATGGGTGCTTAGCAAAGTGTGGAGTTGCAACGCGGGTTTGTTTATGTGCGCCGTCTGAAGGGAGAAAGTCAAATAGTGCATTTATGTGGGCTCTGCCGGCTGGTATGCGCTACGTCAATGTGACGCCATGGGAGAGGTGACGTCActcgctctccctcgctctctttctctctccactaCAGTACCAGACGCACAAGTCCCACTCACAGTgccagaaacagagagagagagagcgagagagagaggggggcgtGGATCAGAGGGAGTGAGAAGTTGAGGCGGTTGGTTTGATGGTTGCAGCGGAAGAAGCCAAGGAGGATCCGGCGGGAGTCATTCGTCGTTTTTACACCAGGCTCTTTATTTCAGTCTCTAATATCATCGTTAGAATGGAAACTaaatggaagaaaacaaaaatgtacaatttaactTTCCCTAAATCTCACAAATAAAAGGCCAAGCCACAGCAATCAAATTATTTGTTGAACTGAGCCTTTCAAGAAATATTTGATTGCGGTGCACACAAGTTTTTTTcattatgtttttaaatgttattacattttatcGTCGTCCTTTACAATATTTTATGGataaacattgcatttttacgGTTGTTTAATACTTACTGAAGATATTGTGCCTTATATCGAGAAGAAGGCGTTGCTTCTTCCTGGCTATTTGCATGACCTCCTCCTATATCTTCCTTCCTTTAGACATTTGTTCATCGCCAGGTTCTTTTGAGAAGTAAAGTTAGATGAATTGACGATGAATTTTCCCAATAcaaattaatttatttcaatt
This genomic stretch from Gasterosteus aculeatus chromosome 20, fGasAcu3.hap1.1, whole genome shotgun sequence harbors:
- the nr4a3 gene encoding nuclear receptor subfamily 4 group A member 3 isoform X1, which translates into the protein MNPESAVAIADKKTDGLKGLSKTAFIKVSTFVGSEERVRPSFQHRRSDVSFATPADSSPLQEPCHGRGHARPHLRTLSTIQREAPSPEMPCVQAQYGPAPPGSAYSGQSFSYQGDSYSSDLMTPDYTKLDLGGGEISAAATTSLPSFNVFVEGSYEPKSSCLYQMPTHRPIKKEEESYPTAPPLEAMSSSTMYFKQSPPSTPTTPSMPPQPGTSFLWEEHHLAPPSHPHSLGSGLETGPLKSPRFQHFYQHSPPHSGGSVGGYDSLAGGLVRTSSSSSSSSSSVSHPHCPPLEQPMYQLHRGAGGGSLAFRSLALGPCGPLLGDSLPSPPPRGPQGEGTCAVCGDNAACQHYGVRTCEGCKGFFKRTVQKNAKYVCLASKNCPVDKRRRNRCQYCRFQKCLSVGMVKEVVRTDSLKGRRGRLPSKPKSPLQTEASPPSPPLSLLSALVRAYSHCTPRDLDYSQFSAADPPSSSSDAEHIHLFYRLLTISMETTRCWAERLPGFSELQRDDQNLLIDSAFLELFVLRLAHRSMLSEDKLVFCNGLVLHRFQCLRGFGEWLDSVRDFSTHLQSLNLDASAFACLAALVLLTEQVPGLKDSKRVEELQNRVICCLRDHLGCSPASSSSKPATPLSRVLGLRAELRSQRTQGLQRIFYLKLEDLVQPPPLIDRFLDTLPY
- the nr4a3 gene encoding nuclear receptor subfamily 4 group A member 3 isoform X2 produces the protein MKPFAHVRKSESGRAFSTGDRTFPSRRPPIPPRCRSPVTAAATRALTSGHSAPFSARLLHQIYGILTMNKRAQLLEQLQFVQLKCTPREMPCVQAQYGPAPPGSAYSGQSFSYQGDSYSSDLMTPDYTKLDLGGGEISAAATTSLPSFNVFVEGSYEPKSSCLYQMPTHRPIKKEEESYPTAPPLEAMSSSTMYFKQSPPSTPTTPSMPPQPGTSFLWEEHHLAPPSHPHSLGSGLETGPLKSPRFQHFYQHSPPHSGGSVGGYDSLAGGLVRTSSSSSSSSSSVSHPHCPPLEQPMYQLHRGAGGGSLAFRSLALGPCGPLLGDSLPSPPPRGPQGEGTCAVCGDNAACQHYGVRTCEGCKGFFKRTVQKNAKYVCLASKNCPVDKRRRNRCQYCRFQKCLSVGMVKEVVRTDSLKGRRGRLPSKPKSPLQTEASPPSPPLSLLSALVRAYSHCTPRDLDYSQFSAADPPSSSSDAEHIHLFYRLLTISMETTRCWAERLPGFSELQRDDQNLLIDSAFLELFVLRLAHRSMLSEDKLVFCNGLVLHRFQCLRGFGEWLDSVRDFSTHLQSLNLDASAFACLAALVLLTEQVPGLKDSKRVEELQNRVICCLRDHLGCSPASSSSKPATPLSRVLGLRAELRSQRTQGLQRIFYLKLEDLVQPPPLIDRFLDTLPY